In Candidatus Thermokryptus mobilis, the DNA window TAAAGTCCCTGGCGAACATATCGTTTCAAGTGGGATTTGTGCTTTTGCTGTTGGTTTGAAGTTTGGCGTGCCTGTTTCATTGATGAAGAAGGCGCTTCAGTCGTATAAACCATTTTCAAAGAGAATGGAAGTTTTAAAAGTTAGAGGCATAACTATAATTAACGACACTTATAATGCGAACCCTGATTCTGTTATAATGGCGCTGAAAACACTTTCGCAAATGAAATGTTCAGGCAAGAAGATAGTTGTACTTGGTGATATGCTTGAGCTTGGTTCGTATAGTAGAACTGCTCATGAGGAAATAGGACGGAAGGTTGCGGAATTTGGAATTGATTACTTTTTCGCTTATGGTGAAGCGATGAGAGACGCTTATAAAGTCGCCTCTGATGTTTTAAAACATGCTATGCATTTTAGTGATAAGGATTTGCTTGTGTATCATATCTTTGAGGTGGCGGAAAAGGGTGATATTATTTTGGTTAAAGGTTCAAGAGGTATGATGATGGAGCAAGTTGTTGAGAAATTTATAAATAAAATCAGGAGCTAAATGCTTTATTATCTTTTTGACTGGCTAAATAAGAAGTATGCTCCGCCCGGGTTTGATGCTTTTAGGTTCATAACTTTTAGAAGTGGGCTTGCGGTTTTGACCTCGCTTATAATTTGTTTTTGGCTTGGTCCGAAGATAATTAATAAGTTGAGAGAGCTTCAAATCAAGGAGACGGTGAAAGAAAATGGACCCGAAAGGCATAAGGAAAAAGCTGGGACTCCAACGATGGGTGGGTTGATAATCCATCTTGGTATTCTCGTCCCTGTTCTGCTTTGGGGTGACTTAAAGAACATATATGTTTGGTTGGCGATACTTGTCACTGTTTGGCTTGGGATTGTTGGTTTTATTGATGATTATTTGAAAGTGGTGAAGAAACTACCTAAGGGTTTAATAGCAAGATATAAACTCATAGGACAGACAAGCATAGGTTTAATTGTTGGTGTTATACTTTACAATTCGCCTGAATTTGATGGGATTGAGACGCTTACGACCCTGCCATTCATAAAGAATTTGAACTGGGACTATCTTTATTGGTGGGTTTATATTCTCGTGATCGTTTTTATAATAACTGCGACATCAAATGCTGTTAATTTAACGGATGGTCTTGATGGTCTTGCGATTGGGACGGTTGGTATTTCGGCTTTGACATTGACAGTTATGGCATATGTATCAGGGCATATTGAATTTAGCAGGTATTTGAGCATAATTTATCTTCGTGGTTCGGGTGAGCTTGTGGTTTTTCTTTCGGCACTTGTTGGGGCATCGCTTGGTTTCCTTTGGTTTAATGCCTATCCGGCGCAGGTCTTTATGGGAGATACTGGCTCGCTTGCCCTTGGTGGAATAATTGGCGCTGTTTCTGTGATGATAAAAAAAGAGCTTTTGCTTCCTGTTTTCGGCGGTATTTTCGTCATTGAAACTTTGAGTGTTATAATACAACGGCTTTATTTCAAGTATACAAAGCGAAAGTATGGTCAAGGTCGCAGGGTTTTCAAAATGGCACCGCTTCATCATCACTTTGAACTTCTCGGCTGGGCTGAGCCAAAGATCGTCATAAGATTTTATATCGTTGCGATTATATTCGCAATTTTGAGTTTGGTCACATTTAAAATCAGGTGATTTTTATGATTGAGCGAGAGAAAAATATCAAAGAAAAAAAGGTAAGTGTAATTGGCGGAGCAAGGAGTGGTCTTGCTGTTGCAAAACTTTTGAAAAAACTCGGCGCTGATGTTTTCATAAGCGATATGAAAAAGATTGAGGAGATAAAATATGTGAGGTTTACAACCAGTGAGCTTGATTCGCTCGGTATAAAGTATGAATTCGGCGGACACAGTGATAGGGTTTTTGACTGTGATTTTATTGTTATAAGTCCGGGTGTTCCATCAAATGCTGATGTTATAGTTAAGGCGAAAAATATGGGAATTAAAGTGTTAAGCGAAATTGAAGTTGCTTCTTGGTTTTGCAAAGCTCCGATTGTAGCTGTCACCGGGACAAATGGGAAAACCACGACGACTAGTTTGATAGGGTTCATTTTTAGAAACGCTGGTTTTAGGACAATAGTTGCTGGAAATATCGGCTCGCCATTTTCGGATTTTGTCTTTGATGCGGATGAAAAGAGCGTCGTCGTGCTTGAGGTTAGCAGTTTTCAACTTGACCATATTGAGACATTCAAGCCAAGGGTTGCGGTTCTTTTGAATATAACGCCGGACCATCTTGACAGATATGCTTCTTTTGGGGACTATATACTCTCAAAGTTTAGGATTTTCAAAAATCAAAAGGGCGACGATTTCGCCGTTTACAATTACGATGATGAGATAGTTCAACCGTATGTTGAGAGTTTGAATCTTGTTAAAATGCCCTTTAGCGTCGTGGAGAGGTTACCTGTGGGGGCGTTCATTGATGAAGGTTATATTGTTTTAAAGTTTGAAAACAAAGAAAATAGAATCATCAAAATGGGAGAGCTTAAAATTAGGGGAATTCATAATGTCTACAATTCGCTTGCTGCAGCTCTTGCAGCGAGGGCGATGGAGGTTAAAGATGAGATAATAAGGGAGAGTTTAAAGGCCTTTGAGGGGGTTGCACATCGGCTTGAGTTTGTAAGGGAGATAAACGGTGTTAAGTTCATAAATGATTCAAAGGCGACGAATGTGAATTCGCTCTGGTATGCGCTTGAAAGTTTTGATGAGCCTATAATTCTGATCGCTGGCGGAAGGGACAAAGGAAACGATTATTCAAAAGTTTATGACCTGGTGAAAAGAAAAGTCAAGTTGATAGTTGCGATAGGTGAGTCAAAGGAGAAAATTTACAATGAGTTTAAAACACTCACCAGTGTCGTCAAGGCAAATTCCATGGAGGAGGCAGTTAAGATATCTTTTGAAAACGCAAGTCCAGGTGATGTTGTTCTTCTTTCGCCTGCCTGTGCGAGTTTTGATATGTTTGAGGATTATGAACATCGTGGAGAAGTTTTTAAAAAATTAGTGAATGAACTTTGATGCGATCACCTGAGCAAAATATTGATAGAATATTGCTCGGAAGCGTGATAATTTTGATAATAATTGGGATTTGGCTCGTTTTCTCAGCGACGATTTATCTTGCTGATTTAAAGTATAAGTCAGCTTTCTACTATCTTGAAAGACACATACTTCGCAGTGCGCTTGGTCTTCTTGTTATGATTTTGCTTATAGCTTTGCTTGATTATAGAAAACTGCGTGAATATGCGTTTTTAATCTTCGGTGTGGCCGTTATTTTGATGGTTTTGACTTTAATTTTTGGGGGCAAGAGGTGGCTTAAAATCGGTCCGCTTATACTTCAACCATCGGAGTTTGCGAAACTTGCTATGCTAATTTATCTTGCTCATCTTGTTGAAAAGAACCGTGAGAGGTTGGGCAGTTTTAAACTTGGGTTTTTACCTTTAATTTCTGTTGTTTTTCTCGTTTCTGCTCTGACGCTTGTACAGAAAAGTTTCACGATGTCGTTTTTGATTTTTATTTCTGGTTTGTTTTTAATTTATTTTGGCGGTGCGAGATTTAGGCATATTGCAATTGTTTTAATTGCAATGGTCCCGCTTGGGGTTTTTGCGGTTCTTCTTGAACCGTATAGAGTAAAAAGATTGCTTTCTTATTTTGGCGAGGGTATGCCGTATCAAACGATGCAATCTTTAATAGGGCTTGGCAATGGTGGTTTGTTTGGCGTTGGACCAGGGCACAGCAGACAAAGGGAGCTTTTTTTACCGCTTGCTTATAACGACTATATTTTTTCAATACTCGGTGAAGAGTATGGATTTATAGGTGCCCTTTTTGTCCTCTTTATATTTTTTGTGATTTTTTACCGTGGTTTTAAAATAGCGGAATCCGTTTATGATGACTTCGGCAAGCTTCTTGCAAGTGGGATTACATTTATGATTTTTTTGACGACACTTGTTCATATCGGCGTTGCCCTTGGTTTGCCAGCGACTGGAATCCCTTTGCCGTTTATAAGTTACGGTGGCAGTTCCATGATTGCGAATTGTATAGCTGTTGGAATTTTACTTAACATTTCAAAGCAAACTAAAACTTTAAAGCGATGAGGATAATGTTTGCTGGTGGAGGAACAGGTGGACATATTTTCCCCGGAATAGCGATTGCAGATGCAATTATGAAACTTGAACCGAAAGCGGAAATTTTATTTGTGGGAGCAAAGGGAAAAATTGAGGAAAGAGCTGTCCCGAAAGCAGGATATAAGTTCAAATCAGTTTGGATTTCTGGGTTTGTTCGCAGTTTTGATGTGAAAAATGTTTTGTTCCCTTTAAAACTTATAGTGAGTTTGGTTCAGTCGTTTATCTTGATAAGGAAATTTAAACCAAACGTTGTTGTTGGAACGGGTGGATATGTGAGTGGTCCGGTTGTTTTTGTTGCTTCGGTGCTTGGGATACCGACTTTGATTCAAGAGCAAAATAGTTACCCTGGTGTGACGACGAGGTTTTTAACTCATTTTGTGGATGAGGTTCATTTGAGTTTTGAATCAGCAAGAAAATATCTCAAAGGTAAAGCAAGAGTTTTTGTTTCGGGAAATCCAGTTCGTAGTAGTTTGAAAATTTATCCAAAGGAAGATGCGGTTAGATATTTTGGGCTTGATCCTAAAAGAAGAACATTGTTTGTTTTTGGAGGTAGTTCTGGTGCGAGGTCTATAAATGAAGCAATGCTTGAAATTTTAGATGAAATCCTTGAAAGAGGGATACAGGTTATATGGCAAACGGGAGCTTTTGATTATGAGAGAATTAAACTTGCATGTGGAGGGAAGGACGAGGTCAAGGTTTTTAAATTTATTGATGAGATTGATCGGGCTTATTCTGCGTGCGATCTTGTGCTTTGTAGGGCTGGGGCAACAACAATAGCAGAGATAACTTATTTTGGGGTGCCTGCAATTCTTGTCCCGTATCCATTTGCGACGGCGAATCATCAATTTGAAAATGCGAGGGTTCTTTTTGAATCGGGCGCAAGCGAACTTTTATTGGATACTGAATTGAAGATGAAGTTGAGGGAGAAAATTTTTAATTTGCTTAATGACGAGGAAAGATTGGAGAAAATGCGTCAAAAGGTCAGGGAGTTTGCTAACCCGGATGCTGGAGTTAGAATTGCGAAGTCAATTTTAAAATTAGCTGGGAGAGATGATGTTTAGAAGCGTGAAGAAAATACATTTCATTGGTATCGGTGGAATTGGAATGAGCGGTATCGCCGAGATTTTGCTTGATCAGGGTTTTGGTGTCACTGGTTCAGATAAACAACTTTCTGAGATAACGGAGCGACTTGAGAAGCTCGGGGCGAAAATTTATGAAGGGCACTCACCTGAACATATTGAGCCAGATGTTGATGTTGTGGTTTATTCGTCAGCAATTAAAATGGATAATCCTGAGGTTCAAGAAGCCATCAGGCGGAAGATTCCTTTGATAAGGAGGGCTGAGATGTTGGCTGAGTTGATGCGCCTTAAGTATGGGATTGGTATCGCTGGGACGCATGGGAAAACGACAACCACATCAATGGTTGGGCTTATTTTGATTGAGGGTGGTTTTGACCCGACTGTTATAGTCGGAGGTGTGTTAAGGGACCTTGGTGGAACTAACGCACGCCTTGGGCATGGCAATTTTATAGTTGTTGAAGCCGATGAATTTGATCGTTCTTTTCTTCAACTTACACCGACAATTGCTGTCATAACCACTCTTGAACCCGAACATCTGGATTGTTACGGAAGCGTTGAAGAATTGAAGAATGCTTTTATTGATTTTGCTAACAAAGTCCCATTTTATGGTTTCGTTGTTTTGTGCCTTGATGAGCCAATGATTCAAGACATAATACCGAAGATAAAGAAAAAGATCGTTACTTACGGTTTGAATGCTCAGGCAGATGTTCAAGCAATTGACCCGGA includes these proteins:
- a CDS encoding FtsW/RodA/SpoVE family cell cycle protein, with protein sequence MRSPEQNIDRILLGSVIILIIIGIWLVFSATIYLADLKYKSAFYYLERHILRSALGLLVMILLIALLDYRKLREYAFLIFGVAVILMVLTLIFGGKRWLKIGPLILQPSEFAKLAMLIYLAHLVEKNRERLGSFKLGFLPLISVVFLVSALTLVQKSFTMSFLIFISGLFLIYFGGARFRHIAIVLIAMVPLGVFAVLLEPYRVKRLLSYFGEGMPYQTMQSLIGLGNGGLFGVGPGHSRQRELFLPLAYNDYIFSILGEEYGFIGALFVLFIFFVIFYRGFKIAESVYDDFGKLLASGITFMIFLTTLVHIGVALGLPATGIPLPFISYGGSSMIANCIAVGILLNISKQTKTLKR
- the mraY gene encoding phospho-N-acetylmuramoyl-pentapeptide-transferase — its product is MLYYLFDWLNKKYAPPGFDAFRFITFRSGLAVLTSLIICFWLGPKIINKLRELQIKETVKENGPERHKEKAGTPTMGGLIIHLGILVPVLLWGDLKNIYVWLAILVTVWLGIVGFIDDYLKVVKKLPKGLIARYKLIGQTSIGLIVGVILYNSPEFDGIETLTTLPFIKNLNWDYLYWWVYILVIVFIITATSNAVNLTDGLDGLAIGTVGISALTLTVMAYVSGHIEFSRYLSIIYLRGSGELVVFLSALVGASLGFLWFNAYPAQVFMGDTGSLALGGIIGAVSVMIKKELLLPVFGGIFVIETLSVIIQRLYFKYTKRKYGQGRRVFKMAPLHHHFELLGWAEPKIVIRFYIVAIIFAILSLVTFKIR
- the murG gene encoding undecaprenyldiphospho-muramoylpentapeptide beta-N-acetylglucosaminyltransferase, which gives rise to MRIMFAGGGTGGHIFPGIAIADAIMKLEPKAEILFVGAKGKIEERAVPKAGYKFKSVWISGFVRSFDVKNVLFPLKLIVSLVQSFILIRKFKPNVVVGTGGYVSGPVVFVASVLGIPTLIQEQNSYPGVTTRFLTHFVDEVHLSFESARKYLKGKARVFVSGNPVRSSLKIYPKEDAVRYFGLDPKRRTLFVFGGSSGARSINEAMLEILDEILERGIQVIWQTGAFDYERIKLACGGKDEVKVFKFIDEIDRAYSACDLVLCRAGATTIAEITYFGVPAILVPYPFATANHQFENARVLFESGASELLLDTELKMKLREKIFNLLNDEERLEKMRQKVREFANPDAGVRIAKSILKLAGRDDV
- the murC gene encoding UDP-N-acetylmuramate--L-alanine ligase, coding for MFRSVKKIHFIGIGGIGMSGIAEILLDQGFGVTGSDKQLSEITERLEKLGAKIYEGHSPEHIEPDVDVVVYSSAIKMDNPEVQEAIRRKIPLIRRAEMLAELMRLKYGIGIAGTHGKTTTTSMVGLILIEGGFDPTVIVGGVLRDLGGTNARLGHGNFIVVEADEFDRSFLQLTPTIAVITTLEPEHLDCYGSVEELKNAFIDFANKVPFYGFVVLCLDEPMIQDIIPKIKKKIVTYGLNAQADVQAIDPEFSGRKASYTLIYKGKDYGRINLQVPGIHNIKNSLAGIAVGMELGIEFEKIKKAVERFRGVYRRFEIRAEVNGIIVVDDYAHHPTEIRAVLQAAKDGWKRRVVAVFQPHLYSRTKDFYLDFGRSFFNADVCVLTDVYPAREEPIEGVSGKLIADAARDFGHKDVHYVPNKMKLADYVLGLVKSGDMVIFMGAGDITKICGEFIKKLESLRND
- the murD gene encoding UDP-N-acetylmuramoyl-L-alanine--D-glutamate ligase, producing the protein MIEREKNIKEKKVSVIGGARSGLAVAKLLKKLGADVFISDMKKIEEIKYVRFTTSELDSLGIKYEFGGHSDRVFDCDFIVISPGVPSNADVIVKAKNMGIKVLSEIEVASWFCKAPIVAVTGTNGKTTTTSLIGFIFRNAGFRTIVAGNIGSPFSDFVFDADEKSVVVLEVSSFQLDHIETFKPRVAVLLNITPDHLDRYASFGDYILSKFRIFKNQKGDDFAVYNYDDEIVQPYVESLNLVKMPFSVVERLPVGAFIDEGYIVLKFENKENRIIKMGELKIRGIHNVYNSLAAALAARAMEVKDEIIRESLKAFEGVAHRLEFVREINGVKFINDSKATNVNSLWYALESFDEPIILIAGGRDKGNDYSKVYDLVKRKVKLIVAIGESKEKIYNEFKTLTSVVKANSMEEAVKISFENASPGDVVLLSPACASFDMFEDYEHRGEVFKKLVNEL